From a single Nostoc sp. MS1 genomic region:
- a CDS encoding MFS transporter codes for MDYVSIETATPLTSEILPITPPEATLTLTTKPSLRIPKDVIRTSLKASTIDSVFATVYSLGTSGILLSNFLIELDANPVVFGMLSSIPMLVNLIQPLGAYLSERTTSRFQYSMWIFGTARFLWLILFIGVILFNWGSFSSQQLKILTLSILLLTNLLGGLGSPSWLSWLAMIVPRRLRGRYFGLRNSAASLTNLICVPLAGLLVSHWYGGTIQGFGIVLLISILFGFLSLGCQYFKVDVNPQLQNAISYAGRNAIAQPPQTTKVSHIAEPTTTSEITPPQNESPSIWKNSNFLMFLFYFGCWMLAVNISSPFFNLYMLDTLNLDVSWVTLYGSLQAGANLLMLILWGKLADKIGNQRILIIIGILVALTPLLWLGIGADTWGVWIWFPLLHLLLGGLWAAVDLCNNNIQLSIAPIKNQSIYFAIASAVAGASGALGTTIGSIIAQFPQYGGLFAVFILSTGLRLVALVPLFFVQEPGK; via the coding sequence ATGGATTATGTATCTATTGAGACTGCAACTCCTCTGACTTCGGAAATTCTCCCCATTACTCCACCAGAAGCAACACTTACCCTCACCACTAAACCAAGTCTTCGCATTCCCAAGGATGTAATACGCACAAGTTTAAAAGCATCAACTATAGATTCTGTATTCGCCACAGTCTATTCTTTGGGTACAAGTGGCATTTTGCTGAGTAATTTCTTAATAGAGTTAGATGCTAACCCAGTAGTATTTGGGATGTTATCTTCTATCCCTATGCTGGTGAATTTGATTCAGCCTTTGGGTGCTTACTTATCTGAGCGTACCACCAGCCGTTTTCAATATTCTATGTGGATTTTTGGCACTGCTCGGTTCTTGTGGCTGATTTTATTTATTGGAGTGATTTTATTCAACTGGGGGAGCTTCAGTTCTCAACAGTTAAAAATATTGACATTATCAATTTTATTACTCACCAATTTATTGGGAGGTTTAGGAAGCCCATCTTGGTTAAGCTGGTTAGCTATGATTGTACCTCGGCGTTTACGCGGTAGGTATTTCGGATTGCGTAATAGCGCAGCTAGTTTAACTAATTTGATTTGTGTACCCTTAGCTGGCTTGCTTGTCTCTCACTGGTACGGTGGAACTATCCAAGGTTTTGGAATTGTACTTTTAATCAGTATTTTATTTGGGTTTTTGAGTTTGGGGTGTCAATACTTCAAAGTGGATGTAAATCCTCAATTGCAAAATGCGATCAGCTACGCTGGGCGGAACGCCATCGCTCAACCCCCGCAAACAACTAAAGTTAGTCATATAGCCGAACCAACTACCACAAGCGAAATTACTCCACCACAAAATGAGTCACCCAGCATTTGGAAAAACTCTAACTTTTTAATGTTTCTGTTTTATTTCGGTTGCTGGATGTTAGCTGTCAACATTAGCTCCCCCTTCTTTAATCTTTACATGCTAGACACCCTCAACCTAGATGTAAGTTGGGTAACGCTTTACGGTAGCCTCCAAGCTGGAGCAAATTTGCTCATGTTAATTTTGTGGGGTAAGTTAGCAGATAAAATAGGCAATCAACGTATTTTAATTATTATCGGCATTTTAGTAGCACTAACACCATTACTCTGGTTAGGAATTGGTGCTGATACTTGGGGCGTTTGGATATGGTTTCCTTTACTACATCTTCTGCTCGGTGGACTATGGGCAGCAGTAGATTTATGTAATAACAATATCCAGTTAAGTATTGCCCCAATTAAAAACCAGTCAATTTATTTTGCGATCGCCTCTGCTGTAGCTGGAGCCAGTGGCGCTTTAGGCACAACCATAGGCAGTATTATTGCTCAATTTCCTCAATACGGAGGTTTATTCGCCGTCTTCATCCTATCTACAGGCTTACGCTTAGTTGCCCTAGTTCCGTTGTTCTTTGTCCAAGAACCAGGAAAATAG
- the murA gene encoding UDP-N-acetylglucosamine 1-carboxyvinyltransferase, with product MNPSSSLPDAKLVSEADSSVLQIWGGHSLRGHVKISGAKNSALVIMAGALLCSGDCRIRNVPLLADVERMAEVISALGVRLQRQGDTLDINASEIKTSKAPYELVTQLRASFFAIGAILARLGVAQMPLPGGCAIGARPVDLHVRGLQAMGAEVQIEHGICNAYVPGSSGRLKGAKIYLDTPSVGATETLMMAATLADGETVLENAAREPEVVDLANFCKAMGANIQGAGTSTITIVGVPKLHSVDYSIIPDRIEAGTFLVAGAVTRSELILSPVVPDHLIPVIAKLRDIGVPIIEEAPDCLRILPAETLRATDIDTLPHPGFPTDMQAPFMALLTLAEGDSIINESVFENRLRHASELNRLGADIRVKGNTAFVRGVPMLSGAPVIGTDLRASAALVIAGLAATGKTTIKGLHHLDRGYDQLDVKLQQLGAKISRVSEVAADAEVAASNNTASASVST from the coding sequence ATCAATCCTTCTAGCAGCTTACCAGATGCCAAACTGGTATCAGAAGCAGACTCCTCAGTCTTGCAAATTTGGGGCGGGCATTCTTTACGGGGTCATGTAAAAATTAGTGGGGCAAAAAATTCAGCATTGGTCATCATGGCTGGAGCCTTACTATGTTCAGGAGATTGTCGGATTCGCAACGTTCCCTTATTGGCGGACGTAGAACGCATGGCTGAGGTAATCTCGGCATTGGGTGTACGCCTGCAACGACAAGGCGATACTCTCGATATCAACGCCAGCGAAATTAAAACATCAAAAGCTCCCTACGAATTAGTAACTCAACTGCGAGCTAGTTTCTTCGCCATAGGCGCAATTTTGGCCCGTTTAGGCGTGGCACAAATGCCATTACCTGGGGGTTGTGCAATTGGAGCCAGACCTGTTGACTTGCATGTCAGAGGGCTGCAAGCAATGGGAGCAGAGGTACAAATTGAACATGGTATTTGTAATGCTTATGTTCCTGGCAGCAGTGGCAGGTTAAAAGGAGCCAAGATTTATCTAGATACCCCCAGTGTGGGGGCTACAGAAACTTTAATGATGGCTGCTACCCTTGCCGATGGGGAAACAGTACTTGAAAACGCGGCGCGGGAACCAGAAGTAGTTGATTTGGCTAACTTCTGTAAGGCAATGGGAGCGAACATTCAAGGTGCTGGCACTAGTACCATTACGATTGTTGGTGTTCCTAAACTACACTCGGTTGATTACAGTATTATCCCTGACCGCATTGAGGCAGGAACTTTCTTAGTTGCGGGAGCAGTTACCCGCTCAGAACTTATACTGTCGCCAGTAGTACCAGACCATCTAATTCCTGTAATTGCCAAACTGCGGGATATTGGTGTACCAATTATCGAAGAAGCGCCAGATTGCTTACGCATACTGCCAGCAGAAACCCTCAGAGCCACAGACATTGATACTTTGCCCCATCCTGGGTTTCCCACGGATATGCAAGCGCCATTTATGGCTTTGCTGACTTTGGCAGAAGGCGACAGCATTATCAATGAATCAGTCTTTGAAAACCGCTTACGTCACGCCTCCGAGCTAAATCGCTTAGGGGCAGATATTCGCGTTAAAGGCAACACTGCCTTTGTGCGTGGAGTCCCCATGTTATCCGGTGCGCCAGTTATTGGTACAGACTTACGCGCATCAGCCGCCTTAGTCATTGCCGGACTAGCAGCCACAGGCAAAACCACCATCAAAGGCTTACATCATCTTGATCGCGGCTACGATCAACTTGATGTAAAGCTACAGCAGTTGGGAGCTAAAATCTCCCGCGTAAGTGAAGTTGCAGCAGATGCTGAAGTAGCCGCAAGTAACAATACTGCGTCAGCATCAGTTTCTACTTAG
- a CDS encoding M48 family metallopeptidase, with amino-acid sequence MSLFQSPLIGLKADSFRHPLDLEATTSLKQIPGLDMLVRNLLGPMAEQVFYVENIASSVLVGENQLPHLHKLLLEACNTLDIEPPQLYVRQHPAPNAYTFAMRGKQPFVVIHTSLIDILTPEEIQAVIAHELGHLKCDHSVYLTPVNLLVLAASAVPNIGAVVAQAIQAQLLEWVRCAEFTCDRAALLATQNPKVVMSVLMKLAGGSPTLAPQLNLDAFIAQARAYDDISKTEMGEMVKAARTAQLTHPVPVLRAREIDRWASSQEYQLLLQNHGQKYTSETTNTGGWRNW; translated from the coding sequence ATGTCCTTGTTCCAATCTCCGCTCATCGGTTTAAAAGCTGACTCGTTTCGTCATCCATTAGACCTGGAAGCAACTACATCTCTAAAGCAAATACCAGGCTTGGATATGTTGGTGCGAAATTTACTAGGGCCAATGGCCGAGCAAGTTTTTTATGTGGAAAATATTGCTTCTAGTGTATTGGTAGGGGAAAACCAACTGCCTCATTTACACAAATTGTTGTTAGAAGCCTGCAATACTCTAGATATAGAGCCTCCTCAGTTATATGTCAGACAGCATCCCGCTCCTAATGCTTATACCTTTGCTATGCGGGGTAAGCAGCCTTTTGTTGTGATACACACTTCTTTAATCGATATTCTCACGCCAGAAGAAATCCAGGCAGTAATTGCCCACGAATTGGGACATCTCAAGTGTGACCATAGTGTTTATTTAACACCTGTAAATTTATTAGTATTGGCAGCATCAGCCGTGCCGAATATTGGAGCTGTCGTTGCCCAAGCTATTCAGGCACAACTTTTAGAATGGGTACGTTGTGCTGAGTTTACCTGCGATCGCGCTGCTTTGCTAGCTACCCAAAACCCAAAGGTGGTAATGTCTGTGTTGATGAAGTTGGCTGGCGGTTCACCCACCCTAGCACCACAACTCAATCTCGACGCTTTCATTGCCCAGGCTCGCGCCTACGATGATATTAGTAAAACAGAAATGGGCGAAATGGTCAAAGCTGCCCGTACAGCCCAATTAACCCACCCTGTACCTGTTTTACGTGCGCGGGAGATCGACCGTTGGGCAAGTAGTCAAGAATACCAATTATTACTACAAAATCATGGACAGAAATACACCAGCGAAACCACTAATACAGGTGGTTGGCGTAATTGGTAA
- a CDS encoding TVP38/TMEM64 family protein has translation MMRQNQFLRLFTITLVLAIAFLTNQASAFASPNSVSPQGVLRDALQWIDGLGSVGAIAFIALYIIATVAFLPGSILTLGSGVVFGVVWGSIYVFVGATIGATAAFLVGRYLARGWVAKKIADNNKFAAIDQAVSKEGLKIVLLTRLSPVFPFNLLNYAFGITGVSLKDYVIGSVGMIPGTIMYVYIGSLAGNLAMIGTDSQPSNPTLQWAIRLLGFIATVIVTVYVTRIAQKALEKEVL, from the coding sequence ATGATGAGGCAAAATCAGTTTTTGAGATTATTTACTATAACATTAGTGTTAGCGATCGCCTTCCTAACTAATCAAGCATCAGCATTCGCTAGTCCCAATTCTGTTAGTCCCCAAGGTGTTTTACGTGATGCGTTGCAATGGATTGATGGATTAGGAAGCGTAGGAGCGATCGCCTTTATAGCACTATATATAATTGCTACAGTCGCTTTTTTACCAGGGTCAATCCTCACTTTAGGATCTGGTGTTGTCTTTGGTGTAGTTTGGGGTTCTATTTACGTTTTTGTCGGTGCAACCATTGGTGCTACGGCTGCATTTTTGGTAGGACGGTATTTAGCTAGAGGTTGGGTAGCGAAAAAAATTGCCGACAACAATAAATTTGCGGCTATAGACCAAGCTGTTAGTAAAGAAGGCTTAAAAATAGTCTTATTAACCAGACTATCTCCTGTATTTCCTTTCAATTTATTAAATTACGCCTTTGGAATTACTGGAGTTTCACTTAAAGATTATGTTATCGGCTCTGTAGGCATGATTCCTGGAACTATCATGTACGTTTATATTGGTTCCTTAGCCGGGAATCTAGCCATGATTGGTACAGACTCACAACCAAGCAATCCCACCCTGCAATGGGCAATTCGGCTTCTTGGTTTTATCGCTACGGTGATTGTAACAGTATATGTAACTCGAATTGCGCAGAAAGCTTTAGAAAAAGAAGTGCTGTAA
- a CDS encoding TVP38/TMEM64 family protein — MIPKNQPRFNSKHKLLFIGFIITILIILTRQFNIQALFQTLILWVQSLGILGPIAYMIIYNLATLLFIPGSLLTLKGGCLFGVFWGSIYVLIAATVGATLAFLIGRYLSRDWVVQQIEKYPKFKAIDQAVAKEGWKIVLLTRLSPVFPFNLLNYAFGITQISLKDYLLGSLGIVPGTIMYVYIGSLVGNLALTNTNHQPVTPETQMWQWIMQGLGLIATVGVTVYITKIAQKALSQSVEGRR, encoded by the coding sequence ATGATTCCCAAAAATCAGCCTCGATTCAATAGCAAACACAAACTATTATTTATTGGTTTTATAATTACTATCCTGATAATTTTGACACGACAATTTAATATTCAGGCACTTTTCCAAACATTAATTTTGTGGGTACAAAGTCTTGGGATTTTAGGGCCGATTGCCTACATGATTATCTACAACTTGGCAACCTTGTTATTTATTCCCGGTTCTCTACTCACCCTCAAAGGAGGTTGCTTATTTGGTGTATTTTGGGGTTCAATTTATGTGTTGATAGCGGCTACTGTTGGCGCTACCTTAGCCTTTCTCATTGGGCGCTATCTATCACGCGATTGGGTAGTGCAGCAGATAGAAAAATATCCAAAATTTAAAGCGATTGATCAAGCTGTGGCAAAGGAAGGATGGAAAATTGTTTTATTGACTCGGCTTTCTCCTGTCTTTCCTTTTAACTTATTAAATTACGCTTTTGGTATTACCCAAATATCTTTAAAAGATTATCTGTTAGGCTCCTTGGGAATTGTGCCAGGAACTATCATGTATGTTTACATCGGTTCTCTGGTTGGAAATTTAGCCCTAACTAACACAAATCATCAACCAGTTACACCAGAAACGCAAATGTGGCAATGGATAATGCAAGGGTTGGGATTGATAGCAACTGTGGGTGTAACTGTATATATTACTAAAATTGCTCAAAAGGCTTTAAGTCAAAGTGTGGAGGGCAGAAGATGA
- a CDS encoding pentapeptide repeat-containing protein, whose amino-acid sequence MSEVNYQQPISTVATLIDLYTTGRRDFSRAELGNANLQDTNLKGCDLSYADLSTANLKGANLRGTDLSYADLSQADLQDADLRGALLMSANLRQANLQGAKLEKADCDRNTHFPENFDLVKAGLQIRE is encoded by the coding sequence ATGTCTGAAGTCAATTATCAACAGCCCATTAGTACAGTAGCTACACTTATCGATCTGTACACTACGGGAAGGCGTGATTTTAGCCGTGCCGAACTGGGTAACGCGAATTTACAAGATACGAATCTCAAAGGTTGTGATCTTAGCTATGCCGACTTAAGTACAGCTAACCTCAAAGGAGCTAACCTGCGAGGAACTGACTTAAGTTATGCCGATTTGAGTCAAGCAGATTTGCAAGATGCGGATTTGCGAGGTGCGCTGTTAATGTCTGCAAATCTCCGCCAAGCTAACCTACAAGGGGCGAAATTAGAAAAAGCGGATTGCGATCGCAATACTCATTTCCCTGAAAATTTTGATTTAGTAAAAGCTGGTTTGCAAATTAGAGAATAA
- a CDS encoding S-layer homology domain-containing protein translates to MFNVNRWQSGAAALMALSITTGTIAPFLIASPSFAQTTFSDVSSNYWAAQFIQQLSQRGVIAGFPDGSFRPEEPVTRAQFAAMVNKAFQKAPQRQAIRFVDVPGNYWASTAIQQAYTIGFLSGYPGNRFEPNQAIPRQQVLVSLANGLEYAPNGNVESTLQYFNDANNIASYARSPIAAATEQKIVVNYPNVNFLNPTQTATRAQVAAFIYQALVSSNQASAITSPYIVAAQPTTPGTPTAITIPQGTVIPVKYENAKKILVTKDETAPLTLTVDQNVVTQGGTVVIPAGSQVIGQLKPAQGGSQFVAQKLVLTTGQEYQLNATSEVINKTETVKKGTSTGAIIRNTVLGAGAAAAVSAVTGDRAIATEEVLGGAAIGGLIGLFFGKNSVDLIAIDPNTDLQMTINENLLVSLR, encoded by the coding sequence ATGTTTAATGTAAATCGTTGGCAATCTGGCGCTGCGGCACTCATGGCTTTGAGCATTACAACCGGAACTATAGCTCCTTTTTTAATAGCTTCTCCATCTTTTGCTCAGACTACTTTTTCCGATGTTTCGTCCAACTATTGGGCTGCACAATTTATTCAACAATTGTCACAACGAGGCGTAATTGCAGGCTTCCCTGATGGTTCATTCCGTCCAGAAGAACCAGTAACTCGCGCTCAATTTGCCGCAATGGTCAATAAGGCTTTTCAGAAAGCACCACAAAGGCAAGCAATCAGATTCGTTGATGTACCGGGTAACTATTGGGCATCCACAGCTATTCAACAAGCCTATACGATTGGTTTCCTCTCAGGATATCCAGGCAACCGCTTTGAGCCTAATCAAGCTATTCCCCGTCAGCAGGTTTTAGTTTCCCTCGCCAATGGTCTGGAATATGCTCCTAATGGTAATGTTGAAAGCACTCTACAATACTTTAACGATGCGAATAACATTGCTAGCTATGCGCGTAGTCCCATAGCCGCCGCCACAGAGCAAAAAATTGTGGTGAATTATCCCAACGTCAACTTTTTGAATCCGACACAAACAGCCACAAGAGCGCAAGTAGCAGCTTTTATCTATCAAGCATTAGTCAGTTCTAATCAAGCCTCAGCTATTACCTCACCCTATATTGTCGCAGCTCAACCTACCACTCCTGGAACACCGACAGCTATCACTATCCCCCAAGGAACTGTAATTCCAGTCAAGTATGAAAATGCTAAGAAAATTCTAGTAACGAAGGATGAAACAGCGCCTTTAACACTCACAGTAGATCAAAATGTAGTTACCCAAGGGGGTACTGTAGTGATTCCGGCTGGTAGTCAGGTAATTGGTCAACTCAAACCAGCTCAAGGTGGTTCACAATTTGTAGCTCAAAAACTGGTTTTAACTACAGGTCAAGAGTATCAACTGAATGCTACTTCTGAAGTTATCAATAAAACAGAAACAGTCAAAAAGGGTACTAGCACTGGTGCGATTATTAGAAACACCGTTTTAGGTGCAGGTGCGGCGGCGGCGGTTTCTGCGGTGACAGGCGATCGCGCGATCGCGACTGAAGAAGTTTTAGGCGGCGCAGCTATAGGCGGATTAATTGGCTTGTTCTTTGGCAAAAATAGTGTTGACTTAATCGCTATCGACCCCAACACCGACTTACAAATGACCATCAACGAAAATCTATTGGTGTCGTTGAGATAG
- a CDS encoding energy transducer TonB, whose product MTFSGYNVEQRSKEVKALKTVLTYSLIGSMALHVGVLALGIGNFLARVPQEQEEPIEIAIVDPVTAEVEKPPEEVVKELKTDNSTGSSGGGGGGSSSEISIAPQPKITNQSRPVPKVVENFKTPQVQQQPQKTTVPIEKAEPVNKLSQEIATEPQAPTKSTIVNPSTNQSNNNLRELLSGLRNSQSTQANVGNGNSSSLPIGNGNGTGNGIGNGTGNGIGNGMGNGTGNGNGNGTGNGNGNGNSSTVATAPTLPKIPTEPNNSNRSINGRAACRECNARYPEAARKRGIEGRVEVAVDTDAEGNVTNVRVARSSGNRELDEETLRQARNWKLKPAEGGRQGVAIATEFALQGSRRHRQVQEQKKRRETEARTQQTAATNTDAPEETRRRKRSITTTDGNIPAQTSSETRVRRTSESTAETPRQPSTNTNTTSSVTRTSTTRETLRRLRRESTTDNSAQQTSQNTNRRRRRENNTSASQNKLRATLRNLRQPTQSESATPPVNTAPTTQE is encoded by the coding sequence ATGACATTTTCCGGCTATAATGTCGAGCAGCGTTCTAAAGAAGTTAAGGCTCTCAAAACTGTTTTGACTTACAGTTTGATTGGCTCAATGGCTCTACACGTTGGTGTGCTGGCTTTAGGTATTGGTAATTTTTTGGCAAGAGTGCCGCAAGAGCAAGAAGAACCGATAGAAATAGCGATCGTTGATCCTGTAACTGCGGAAGTAGAAAAACCACCCGAAGAGGTTGTGAAAGAACTGAAAACAGATAATAGCACGGGAAGTAGTGGCGGTGGTGGCGGTGGCTCTAGTAGTGAAATTTCCATTGCACCACAGCCAAAAATCACCAACCAGTCACGTCCAGTTCCAAAGGTCGTAGAAAACTTCAAAACGCCTCAAGTTCAACAACAGCCGCAAAAAACTACAGTCCCTATTGAGAAAGCAGAACCAGTTAATAAGCTTTCACAGGAAATTGCTACCGAACCACAAGCACCTACAAAGTCAACAATTGTTAATCCCTCTACCAATCAAAGTAATAACAACTTAAGAGAATTATTAAGTGGACTAAGAAATTCTCAAAGCACTCAAGCGAATGTGGGTAATGGAAATAGTTCTAGTTTACCTATAGGTAATGGTAACGGAACGGGTAATGGCATTGGCAATGGAACGGGTAACGGCATCGGTAACGGAATGGGTAATGGCACAGGTAATGGTAATGGTAACGGAACGGGTAATGGTAATGGCAACGGCAACTCTTCAACAGTAGCAACAGCACCGACACTACCAAAAATCCCTACTGAACCGAACAATAGTAATAGATCAATAAATGGTCGTGCCGCTTGTCGTGAGTGTAATGCTAGATATCCAGAAGCTGCAAGAAAACGAGGTATTGAAGGTAGGGTAGAAGTAGCTGTTGATACTGACGCAGAAGGTAATGTTACTAATGTTAGGGTTGCCCGTTCTAGCGGTAATAGGGAACTAGACGAAGAAACCTTAAGACAAGCACGTAATTGGAAATTAAAACCAGCAGAGGGTGGTAGACAAGGTGTTGCGATCGCCACTGAATTTGCCTTACAAGGTTCAAGAAGACATCGCCAAGTCCAGGAACAGAAAAAACGGAGAGAAACTGAAGCCAGAACCCAGCAGACAGCTGCCACTAATACAGATGCTCCCGAAGAAACCCGCAGACGTAAGCGTTCTATAACTACCACTGATGGAAATATTCCCGCTCAAACCTCCAGTGAAACCAGAGTCAGACGCACAAGCGAATCTACAGCAGAAACACCTCGTCAACCATCGACAAACACAAACACAACCTCATCAGTAACTAGAACTAGCACTACTAGAGAAACTTTGCGTCGCCTTCGCCGGGAATCAACAACTGATAATTCTGCACAGCAAACATCACAAAATACAAACCGACGAAGACGCAGAGAAAATAATACATCTGCTAGTCAAAACAAGCTAAGAGCAACTTTGCGGAATTTACGTCAACCCACCCAATCAGAATCCGCAACGCCGCCAGTAAATACTGCGCCTACAACTCAAGAATAA
- a CDS encoding transposase, protein MRKTVQTMDGVVFVAGKSKECTNSSCTHFGKHYYATGVLKYSLPYSTYGLDVLAFIGWQHEHEHQQLVEIQRELNQRGVEINESNVGKLYRQFLALLGGTMAHTQEKLAATAIEHGGLIWAIDALQPEGHGSLLYVLYEVLSSTPVSAIQLPQAQTQQLIEWLQPYQELPYKVLATLSDGEKSIIAAMNSTWTNAPHQRCQAHFLSNLSEAVLPLDTKLRQQLKADLDGLPKVPDGSERLQNPSSEQQ, encoded by the coding sequence ATGCGTAAAACAGTTCAAACAATGGATGGTGTAGTATTTGTGGCAGGCAAGAGTAAAGAATGTACCAATTCCAGTTGTACACATTTTGGTAAACATTACTATGCGACTGGCGTGCTAAAGTACAGCTTACCTTACAGTACCTACGGGCTAGACGTACTGGCATTTATTGGTTGGCAACATGAACATGAGCATCAACAGTTGGTAGAAATTCAACGAGAATTAAATCAGCGTGGTGTTGAAATTAACGAGAGTAATGTAGGTAAGTTATATCGTCAATTTCTGGCACTGTTGGGTGGGACGATGGCACATACCCAGGAAAAATTAGCTGCCACAGCGATTGAACATGGTGGTTTGATTTGGGCAATTGATGCCTTGCAACCAGAAGGACACGGGAGTTTGTTATACGTATTGTATGAAGTATTAAGTAGCACGCCAGTCAGCGCAATTCAATTACCACAGGCACAGACACAACAATTAATTGAGTGGCTGCAACCATATCAGGAGTTACCGTATAAAGTGCTGGCAACTTTGTCAGATGGGGAAAAATCAATCATCGCGGCAATGAATTCAACTTGGACAAATGCACCACATCAACGTTGTCAGGCACACTTTCTTAGTAACCTGAGTGAAGCGGTGTTGCCATTAGATACAAAGCTCCGACAACAATTAAAGGCAGACTTAGACGGACTGCCAAAAGTCCCAGATGGCTCTGAAAGACTCCAAAACCCAAGCTCCGAACAGCAATAG
- a CDS encoding glutathione S-transferase family protein encodes MLKFYYNPISINARRVWVALLEKQIPFEPLLLNLNGDQLQDQFTAINPLQRVPVIVDDGLRVVESLAILDYLEAKYPTPSLIPNEATAIATVRMVTTTTVTELQPATVILTRPLVELDTDPKKLESAQEAVAKILSFYETLLGNQTYFAGETFTLAEVVAGTLIPSLPLFGFSLDDYPHLLAWAERLEERESWQKTAPDFAAIAAAIPNIKAILERRF; translated from the coding sequence ATGCTAAAGTTTTACTACAATCCCATCTCTATTAACGCGCGTCGAGTTTGGGTAGCTTTACTAGAAAAACAAATTCCTTTTGAACCATTGTTATTAAATCTCAATGGTGATCAATTGCAAGACCAGTTCACTGCTATTAACCCCCTCCAGCGTGTACCAGTGATAGTAGATGATGGCTTACGTGTGGTGGAATCGTTAGCGATTTTGGATTATCTAGAAGCGAAATATCCTACGCCATCACTAATTCCTAATGAAGCAACTGCGATCGCTACCGTTCGCATGGTAACAACTACGACAGTAACCGAGCTTCAACCTGCTACTGTTATCTTAACTAGACCGTTAGTAGAATTAGACACTGATCCCAAAAAGCTAGAATCAGCCCAAGAAGCTGTAGCGAAGATTTTAAGTTTTTATGAAACTCTTTTAGGAAACCAGACTTATTTTGCAGGTGAAACATTTACCCTCGCAGAAGTAGTTGCTGGTACATTGATTCCTTCTCTACCTCTATTTGGCTTCTCCTTAGATGATTATCCACATTTGTTAGCGTGGGCAGAAAGATTAGAGGAAAGAGAAAGCTGGCAAAAGACTGCACCAGATTTCGCCGCTATTGCAGCCGCTATCCCCAACATTAAAGCAATCTTGGAACGGAGGTTTTAA